The Acinonyx jubatus isolate Ajub_Pintada_27869175 chromosome D3, VMU_Ajub_asm_v1.0, whole genome shotgun sequence DNA segment ATGTACTTttcaaaaaacactttttaaaaaagccttttgATACGCCTTAGAAAGATTGGTGAAGAGAAGTAGCGACAGATTGGAGTTTATAGCCCTTATTCTTCCTACTCCttccatgtatgtgtgtgtgtgtgtgtgtgtgtgtgtgtgtgtgtgtgtgtgtgtatgaacaaaGGTTCATAGGTAGTGACCCGAGAGAGTATAGGCCCCAGCTCCAGCTCCCTATGTaggagtttttatttaattttcttttgaacagGAAAAAGTGATCACATGTGaagttgcttttaaattttaagagaagATAAGGCTACTTTGGTTTAACGTTTTCCTTCCGGACAAAGATCCTaagatgtatattttttaaatatataagcaaCCCATGATCGTATGCTGGTGACAAAATAGTGCATAAGTAGCTCTCATGTCAAAAGTGACTATATTCTCTTTTTAGTTTGTTCCTCCTAATACTGTCTCCTCCCCCGAGGGAACTACGCTTAACACTTTAGTGTATCTCAAGATCTCTTCCTTTGCAGTTACAAATGCAGATCCATATATtcatgtcctttttattttatttatttttactttcttttttttaagtttattattttgggagagagagcatgagcatgcaAGCGCCAGGGGGTGAAggacagagaagcccaagcaggctctgtgatatcagcacagagcctgtgaaggggctggaacccatgaactgtgagatcatgacctgagccaaaatcaagagtccatgcttaaccaattgagccagccaggtgtgccccacccccttttgtttttcatgtcctttttattttaaacaaatgggATTCTGTGCCTTGTCCCCCCTGTCTCCTCCTACCTCCAATATGTCTTTAAGCTCTCTCTATACTGGTACATATAGAtggatctcattcttttttttttttttttaaggttttttttttttttttttaacgtttatttttgagagagagcacacatgcgcGAGCACACTTGAGCAAGTCtatgtgctgacaacagagagcctgatgggggggctggaactcacaaaccgtgagatcatgacctgagctgaaatcaagagtcagatgcttaacagaccagccacccaggggcctgggatctcattctttttaacagctgcataACTTGAATGGATGCAACTgtaatttattgtaatttttcaaTGTTGCAAATGGTCCTGTGGTAAACATCTTTGCACTAAACAAGTATGTGCATAAAAGGGGTAATACATTTGTTACCATCcctagaaagagaaaagtgggGGATCCAGGTAACTATTCTTGAGAACTCTGAGAACAAAGGTTCAGTGAGCAAGTGAGTGGGAAATGGCTGCATTCTGAGCCTCCCTCCTGGTGATTCACAATTAAGTAGCATATtaaaagttctggaaattcttcAGTAACCACTCACTGCTGAGTGGTTTTAAAAGAGTTGTTTGCAAAGGGAAGGACTTTAATTCTTTGTACACATCTATTAAAATTTTCCTGAACGGTTTGGTAAATGCCACCGTGGTAATCTCTCAAAGACAGGACAGTTTTTAGATAGGAACTTGGCCACATACTGTTCCACCAGGCTGGGCAGCTGGGGTGTAGTAAGGTTTGGATTTTGTCCAGGAACGAGGCTAGGTCTGTCAGCCCCTCCCAAGCCCCTTACATAAGGTGAGAAGGACACAGCAAAGCCTGGCATAAATTAAGTGTTGAGGCTGACCATGGGGGGAAAGGTGGAGTTTCACTCTGGCCTAAGTCTGGGTAAGATGTGATACCACACTTAGCAGACACACTACATCAGTTGTAGGCCCAGGCCTCCGACACAGAAGCCTGTTGATCCAGAATCCCTAGAGAAGGAGCCAACCTGGGATGTGAGAGGATGGCCTCAACCCACCCTTCACCCACTCAACCCCCTGACCCACCTCTTCCAATTGGTGAAGTCATGGTTAACTTCCAGGGCTCAGTGCAGATGTTGCCTCTGTGAAGCCTCTTCCCGATTGGCCAGACCACTCTTGTGTGTTCCGGTAGCATCTTTGCTCTACCTCTTTTTAGAGCAGTTGGCCATCTGGCTCCTCTTTGAGTTCATTCATACTTACTGGGTTGGTCAAGAGGAAGGGCCACATAATGAATTGTGTATTTCACAGTCTGTCCCAGCAAAGGGGAAGCTCCTTCATAGTGGAGCATTCCTTCACTCACTCACttattattgagcacctactgtgtcaGGCATTAGCTGGACTGCCAGAATACAATAGTGAGTAAGGTGGACCCAATCCCAGTCCTCATTCATATTCTTACATTCCCTGTAGTCTAGCACAAGGTCGAGCCCAAAGCCTGGCACAGTAGGATTTAGAAACTGTAATCTGGAAAGGTGCTTTTGCAAGGCAAGCACTTTTAACTTCTGTGCTACAGATTAAGAAACTCTCTCAAGATGCCTTGTCTATAGTTTATATGACAGAAAGTCATTTGActgtatgaaatattttaaagacatttgagGTGAGGTGACTTTGGGGACCTGATGGAGAGTCTTGGGGGTTGGCACCCCAGCCACCCTCGTGGCTTACCACCTGGCTGGGCCCAAGCAGGCGAGACGGCAGCCGGCCGCTGacccgcaggccccgcccccgcccccgccccacccctccccaggtgccaccccgggccccgcccccgctctCCATAGTTACGGCGCTGCGGAGGCGGCGGCCATCTTGGCGGCGGAGCGATGAGCGGGTCGAACCCGAAGGCTCCGGCCGCGGGGTCAGCGGCTGGGCCGGGGGCGCTGGTGGCCGgcaaagaggagaagaagaaggcagGCGGCGGTGTCCTGAACCGACTCAAGGCGCGGCGGCAGGCGCCCCCCCACGCGACAGAGGACGGCATCGGGGCGGCGGTCACGGAGCAGGAGCTGCTGGCTCTGGACACCATCCGGCCCGAGCACGTCCTGCGCCTCAGCCGGGTCACCGAGAGTGAGTGCCCGCTCGGCCGCGCCCTGCCCTCGCGCTGGGCCCCGGGCCCCTTGTCGCCTTCAGCGGAGCCGGCCGCTCGCCGCCTGACCGGCCCGGGGGTCCACCCTGTGGCCCCCTCGGTCGGCCAGGCCGCGCCGCCGGCCACTCCGCCGGGCGAGCTCTGCGCCTCCCACCCTCCACTAGCCTAGGTTGGGAAGGGGTTCTCTTTGAGCTTGACTGAGTTCCCCTGCGTCCAGCCACGCCAGGCTTCTCCTGGGCCGGCCGCAGCTGGGCCTCCAGGCCGGCCGTTCTCCTCCTCAGCTGGATCTGTGTGGGTAGGGAGCCCCCCCTTAAGCTTAACTGGATCCTCTTGACCCTGGTAAGTGGGACTGCTGCCCCCTCATCCTGGAAGACCCACAGGTATCAGTGAAGTTCCTGGCCAGCCAGCCTCCCTCATCCTGCCCACTTCCAGCTTCTGCAGCGTCTGCCTGCCCAGACCCCTACCTTCTTCCTCCGCCTTTCTGCACCCCGGCCCCTGACAGCCCCCCTCTCCAGCCTGGCTTGACCGCCCTACCTCTTTTGGTCCCAAGCCTTGTCCCTTTGTGTGCAGGGGCGTTCTTCCTTCCTCAAACAGTGGCATTTCATGCAGATTTTAAACAGCCACATTAAAAAGTATGTTGATAAAGTTTCAGTTTATGTACACGATCCAAAATGTGACTCCTGCTCTTGACACGTGTTCTAGTGAATTGGGAATGTGTCCTGCAACCATTCTACTACACCTTTTCATGGATGTAGGTACGGGTGGGAAGAAACATATTGCCCACCCCCCTGTCCTggttctccttcctttctctgttctcttccaagCCGAGCCCTGACCTGATGCCCTTTGTCTTGCTATTTCTTCCCCAGAGTTTGCAGTCACCTTGTTAGACCCTGCTGCCCTCCACACTTCTAACCCTGCAGCACCCGCACTCCCGCCGCGGACCTAAGGCTGCCACAGTGTCCTCTGCTGAACGGCTTTAGCTGTCAGCCTGGGGCCGCTCGGGTGTACTCAGGGAGCTGGTGGCAGCTCCAGTGATGTGGGGATGGGAGTTCAGGCGGTGGGCCTTGGTCCAGCCAGTATGAAAAGGAATTCCCATCTCTTAAGAGGTTTAACCTGATTCTGGATATTTCCATGTCCCCATTTGCCATCACTGTTTGGGTCGGGCCTGTCCGTTGCATGCCTGAGTATATCTTTAGTAGGTCTTGCTCTTCAGTTCTGACCCAGTTTTCATTCGGGGCCCTGAATGTATAGAAGTGCTCATCACCTGAGCCTTCTAACCTCCTACTTTCTCCTCATACCAAGGGGGAATCAGGCCGTTGTAATGCCTGGCCCTAAGCAGTGTTCTTGGTGGGCAGAGGTCCTGTGTAGGGGCTTGGGATTGGTGCTGTGGCTCAGATTCATGTCAGCAGCCTACTGGAGAAAGCCACAGGTCAGAGCTTGGTGACCTCTGGATTTTGTTAGCCTGTCCCGTTCAGTTGTGTATGGAGTACCCTCTAAAGGTGCAGAACCTTCCTCAGTCTTTTTCAGATTTAGGAAGTAATCAGGAGCTCTTCAGTTTGCCATCATGCGGTCAGGAGTCATCATAGAAAGAAATCAGCAAAGTTTTCTCTGATCAGTACTGTATTGACCAGCTGCTCAGGTTGTCAGAGGTTCCACGTTACTTTGGCCCAGTACCCTCACCAGCCAGTCTGTCCTGTCACCTGTGTAGATGTGGCCCACTGCCTGATTTGGTACAGCCCACAAGCTGAGAAtggtttttacagttttaaatagttcggcaggggagggggagaagtcTTGCCCCACATGGTTCCATGCAATTCGTATTTCAGTATCTGTAAATACTTTTATTGGACTACAGCTATGCTCATTCATTTGtgtgttgtctgtggctgcttttgcgcTACAGTGACAAGAGTTGAGTGGTTGTGATAGAGACAGTGTGGCCCCAGAGTCTAAATTATTTAtgatctggccctttgcagaaaaagtttgctgctCTCTGCTTTGTGATACTAATGGCTGGCAAACAAGTACTATATTAGCCATTAGATTAGcatgaatgtttttaaatggatttctaaaaaaaattctgtcctgTTGTGATATTCAAGGGGTTTCCAAAGGAATCCCCTTATACTATCCCTGTTTCTTAAAGGGTTATGATAATCTTTCATGCAAACCAAAtccatgctctttttttctttctttgatccCCTTATTCTCTTCCTGCAACATTTGCTTTTAACGTAAGGGGAAGTTTTTGAGTGTATTTTAAGTGAGTTGTGTAAGAAAAAAACCTGAGTTTGCTTCAAAACTTGAGGAAGAAATGAATGGTAGTTTTGGATGATTATTTAACAGcattggtgtctctctctctctctctctctgtctctcatttcaGATTATTTATGTAAACCTGAAGATAACATCTACAGTATTGATTTCACCCGCTTCAAAATTCGAGATTTGGAGACAGGGACGGTGCTTTTTGAGATTGCCAAACCTTGTGTTTCAGGTAGGCCTCAGTACTGTAGCAGTCACTTCAAAAGGTCCTTGAGGCTCGAATTTGTGTGTACCATTGCATCCTGTGGCATGGACTCTGGCGTGTCCACTTCCTTGCCTCCTCCTGAAGCTTCGGCTGCCAGGTGCCCTGGTTTGCAGCTGCGCTAAGAGGCTGATGTTTGCCGAGTatctgctctgtgctgggcgctGTGTCCCACATGTTTCTGTTTACATCAGGTCACGTGATCCTCACGTCTCTGTGAGGAGCTGTtactcccattttccagataaggaaactgagtctcagaattTCCAAGTGACTTTCCCACGGTCCTGTGCTCATTCCTCTTACCATGTTGCCTCTGTTTAGGAAAGGAAGCCTTGGAATTAAAAGTACAATGAAGAAAGCTCACCTGAGCCGTGTGTCCTGGGGACACTGGAAGGGTCATGCTGGGGGTCCCAGTCCAGGCTCACCTGTCTTCTCGCTCGCTTTCCTTTCAACAGTGCCTTCTATTTTCTTGTAAGGCCTAGTTTGGATGTTAATCTCCACCATTTTCTGGAGGAACAGAAAGCCCAGACCTATGAACTCATCTACTTGGGATTCCTTAAATTAGCCTTGAATAGATGCTTCCTGTGTTGTAGTGCACGCAGCTCCAGGGTGGTTCCTCTCTGGCTAGCCAGGCCACATCAAAGTCTTTGGAGCTCATCACTGGAGACGGAGCACCCCCTGGAGTTAGTTACTGGAACACCAGCACAGATGACTGCAGTAGCCACTGAGGTCTGAATCAAGAATTCTTTTTGCAAAACTCTTCTCATATGATTTGCTACTCAGAAAGAGCCTGTAAATTTGGTAAGGCAGGTGTTAGTAGCCCAGACAGGTCGAAGGGCTTTCCTGAGAAGGTCTCGGCTCAGGTTCATTGCACAGGCAAGGCTAGAGCCCTGGTCTTCTCACCCCACCTGGCATCCTTCATGCTCTCATAATCTAGTGCTGACCAAGGCACCTGAAGGCTCCAGCTTGTGGATACTTAGCTGGTATTGGGAGGATCAGGGCCAGGCAGCCTCCTGGGTCTGTGGTACTCACGTCCCTACGCGAAATGTCCCAGTACTTTGGATGTTTTGAGGACCCCATGGCCATTTCAGATGTGTGGACTTGGACTAGGCTGGGCCCAGAGTAGTCATTTCAGTACAAAACTGAACTGTCTCAAACAGGGAGGCTACAGAACTTGTAAAGACACCTtgatttttggggcgcctgggtggctcagtcggttgagcgtccaacttcggctcaggtcatgatctcacggtccgtgagttcaagccccgcgtcaggctctgtgctgacagctcagagcctggagcctgtttcacattctgtgtctccctctctctctgatcctcccctgttcatgctctgtctctctctgtctcaaaaataaataaatgttaagaaaaaaaaaatttataaaaaaaaaaaagacaccttgaTTTTCAACTTCTCCAGTCTTTACCTGTAAGGATCTTGATTCACTTAGAATATGCTCACACTGAATCAGTACCCTCCTACTACACTTGTTCTGATGAGTTTGAATCCCTGAGATTTGGTCTGATTCTCTCTGAATCACATTGTTGGAGTGAGGGCTCTAGAGTCTCTGGCTCTGAACGCCTGCTCCATCTGGTTCCCCATTTGCTCTTGGGCTTGTGATAGGCAGAGGGATGTTTGGGGTTAAAAAAGACAGAAGTTGCACCCACATTCAGCCAATACCTGGAGAAAATTTTTTTGTGGGATACTGGATGGCTACTAGTGGGAACTATCTCCTTGTTCACATTAAAATGGTTCTctgattcattttataaaacttcCATTTCCTGGGCTCAGGAATGGACTAGACTCACCCTCAGTCAGGTCCAGCATGTTGGCTCATTGCTTACCTACCTCACTGTTTCCCAGGTTGTCAGTGTCTGATTTGGCATGGCCTGGGATAGGCATTACAAGGCTGTAGGCCCATGTCTTCCATTTAAATGACAAGATTATGTCTTGGAGCTTGTCTTTGCTGCCTGTCAGAAAGTTTTGTGTTCTCTGAACTCGCCTTTGGTTAGCAGCTAGCACTGCGACCTGATAACTATGTATAATATAGACCATGCCAGGGACCTAGTACCCAGCCTGTGTTTCAAGCTTCACTCTTAGGATACGTCCCAAGCCACTCAACTACCTAAAAGGTAAATAGCTTAATGTTTATAAGAACAAGCTTCAAGTCAGatggacctgggttcaaatccctgttcCCTCCGTGTACTGTTTGGGGAAATTTGAACTTGCTGCTTAACCACTCTGGGCTTCTGCATCCTTATCAATAAGATGGAGATAATGATGACTCTCCACAGGGTTGGGAGGATTCTGTGAAATgatcagcgcagggcctgctatGTAGCAAGCGCCCAGTAAATATCAGCCATCCTGCCGTTGGTGTTAGTGCTGTTAATTGATTGTGTTGTTTGGTGGCGCTGAGACAGTATGCTCAGGATTCCTTGTGCTCTTTCAGaccaagaggaggaggaggaggagga contains these protein-coding regions:
- the UNC119B gene encoding protein unc-119 homolog B, producing MSGSNPKAPAAGSAAGPGALVAGKEEKKKAGGGVLNRLKARRQAPPHATEDGIGAAVTEQELLALDTIRPEHVLRLSRVTENYLCKPEDNIYSIDFTRFKIRDLETGTVLFEIAKPCVSDQEEEEEEEGGDVDISAGRFVRYQFTPAFLRLRTVGATVEFTVGDKPVSNFRMIERHYFRERLLKNFDFDFGFCIPSSRNTCEHIYEFPQLSEDVIRLMIENPYETRSDSFYFVDNKLIMHNKADYAYNGGQ